One Aegilops tauschii subsp. strangulata cultivar AL8/78 chromosome 7, Aet v6.0, whole genome shotgun sequence genomic window carries:
- the LOC109735134 gene encoding mavicyanin, with the protein MDSGGKCLALAALLLVSCASTAYAAKYTVGDTSGWTTGADYTTWASDKKIKVGDTLVFNYAGGAHNVAEVSAADYASCSAANALSSDGSGATTVALKTAGKHYFICGVTGHCSNGMKLVVNVAAATAASPPKASPTPDTPDTPSTTPASPSTPGATPKTPTTVLAPPAKQSESGATGLRATALAGLGAIAGLVAARLF; encoded by the exons ATGGATTCTGGTGGCAAGTGTCTGGCCTTGGCCGCGCTGCTCCTCGTGAGCTGCGCGTCGACGGCGTACGCGGCGAAGTACACCGTCGGCGACACCTCCGGCTGGACCACCGGGGCGGACTACACCACCTGGGCCAGCGACAAGAAGATCAAAGTCGGCGACACCCTCG TGTTCAACTACGCCGGCGGGGCGCACAACGTGGCGGAGGTGAGCGCGGCGGACTACGCGTCGTGCTCCGCCGCGAACGCGCTCAGCAGCGACGGCAGCGGCGCCACCACCGTCGCGCTCAAGACCGCGGGGAAGCACTACTTCATCTGCGGCGTCACCGGCCACTGCAGCAACGGCATGAAGCTCGTGGTcaacgtcgccgccgccaccgccgcctcgccgcccaaGGCGTCCCCGACCCcggacacccccgacaccccctCCACCACGCCGGCGTCCCCGTCCACCCCCGGCGCCACGCCCAAGACCCCCACAACCGTGCTCGCGCCCCCGGCCAAGCAGTCGGAGTCCGGCGCCACCGGGCTCAGGGCCACGGCGTTGGCCGGCCTGGGCGCCATCGCCGGGCTGGTGGCCGCGCGGCTCTTCTAG
- the LOC109735136 gene encoding probable DNA helicase MCM9, with protein sequence MPPPAPHEEFEAADGEAYKYAEHEPKLAEFLCSFHSDDLRRILLHPESTLHFPLVIDFAELLDFDPGLAKILYNDPKGFLPAFDIAAQGAQSEVLRILRKGEALGNPDELRPAAVQKGFVHVRVNVCGSPLEFPESSPSIGKVRVKHRGILLTLKGTVIRSGGVKMIEGEREYQCRKCNHRFPCYPELEAGNRITLPASCPSMRSKGCQSASFQLIGDSITCHDYQEIKIQESVQLLDVGSIPRSMPVILMDDLVDLVKAGDDVIVTGILSAKWSSDVKDVRCNLDPMFIANYVRRTNELKSGIDIPEEIIKDFELFWAENRATPLEGRNKILKGICPQIFGLFTVKLAVALTLIGGVQHVDPSGTKVRGEPHMLLVGDPGTGKSQFLKFAAKLSNRSVITTGLGSTSAGLTVTAVKDGGEWMLEAGALVLADGGLCCIDEFDSMREHDRTTIHEAMEQQTISVAKAGLVTTLSTRTTVFGATNPKGQYDSNESLSVNTTLSGPLLSRFDIVLVLLDKKNPKLDGIISSHILAQSTKAEENKASDAAVKSTQPLGIKEWTLPCLRRYIHYVKQRFKPVLTKEAESVISGYYQLQRRDGTHNAARTTVRMLESLIRLAQAHARLMFRNEVTRLDAIAAILCIESSMTTSAIIDGDGNALNSNFQENPDQEYIKEEQKIRDKLGDYLY encoded by the exons atgccgccgccggcgccgcacgAGGAGTTCGAGGCCGCCGACGGCGAGGCATACAAGTACGCAGAGCACGAGCCTAAGCTCGCCGAGTTCCTCTGCAGTTTCCACTCCGACGACCTCCGCCGCATCCTCCTCCACCCCGAGTCCACGCTCCACTTCCCCCTCGTCATCGA CTTCGCGGAGCTCCTGGACTTCGACCCCGGCTTGGCCAAAATACTCTACAACGACCCCAAGGGCTTCCTCCCCGCCTTCGACATCGCCGCTCAGGGCGCCCAG AGCGAGGTGTTGCGCATCCTCCGAAAGGGCGAGGCGTTGGGTAATCCGGACGAGTTGAGGCCCGCTGCCGTGCAGAAGGGGTTCGTGCACGTGCGCGTCAACGTCTGCGGGTCGCCACTGGAATTCCCTG AGTCGTCGCCGAGCATAGGGAAGGTGAGGGTGAAGCATAGGGGGATTCTGCTGACATTGAAGGGGACTGTGATCAGATCAGGCGGTGTGAAGATGATCGAGGGCGAGCGGGAGTATCAATGCAGGAAATGCAACCACAG GTTTCCCTGCTATCCTGAGCTAGAGGCTGGGAATCGTATAACTCTACCTGCATCTTGCCCATCCATG AGATCAAAAGGTTGTCAAAGTGCTTCTTTCCAATTGATAGGAGATAGCATAACCTGTCATGATTATCAGGAAATAAAAATCCAAGAAAGCGTGCAACTTCTGGATGTTGGGTCTATACCCCGTTCCATGCCTGTGATTTTGATGGATGACCTTGTTGATCTTGTTAAAGCTGGAG ATGATGTCATTGTTACGGGTATATTATCTGCAAAGTGGTCCTCTGATGTTAAGGATGTGCGTTGCAACCTTGATCCTATGTTTATTGCCAATTATGTGAG GAGAACTAATGAGCTGAAGTCTGGTATAGACATCCCTGAGGAAATTATCAAGGATTTTGAGCTTTTCTGGGCAGAAAACAGAGCTACTCCACTAGAAG GAAGAAATAAAATCTTGAAAGGCATTTGTCCTCAGATTTTTGGGTTATTCACGGTaaagcttgcag TTGCTCTTACATTGATTGGTGGAGTGCAGCATGTTGATCCTTCTGGAACAAAGGTTCGTGGCGAACCACATATGCTTCTTGTTGGTGATCCAG GTACTGGTAAATCCCAGTTTTTGAAGTTTGCTGCTAAATTGAGCAACCGTTCTGTGATTACAACTGGTCTTGGAAGTACCAGTGCTGGTTTGACTGTGACTGCTGTCAAGGATGGAG GTGAGTGGATGCTTGAGGCTGGTGCCCTTGTTCTGGCTGATGGTGGTTTGTGCTGCATAGACGAATTTGATAG TATGCGAGAGCATGACAGGACAACAATACATGAAGCCATGGAACAACAAACAATAAGCGTTGCAAAG GCTGGACTGGTGACAACACTCAGTACAAGGACTACTGTCTTTGGTGCCACTAATCCAAAAGGACAATATGATTCGAATGAAT CCTTATCCGTGAATACAACACTTTCAGGACCATTGTTGAGTAGATTTGATATAGTTCTTGTTCTCTTGGATAAAAAGAACCCTAAGTTGGATGGTATAATTTCATCTCATATATTAGCTCAG AGCACCAAAGCAGAAGAAAACAAGGCCAGTGACGCTGCCGTAAAAAGCACCCAACCTTTGGGTATAAAAGAGTGGACACTCCCCTGTTTGAGAAG GTATATCCACTATGTAAAACAGCGGTTCAAACCGGTGCTGACAAAGGAAGCAGAAAGTGTTATCTCAGGCTATTATCAGCTTCAGCGGAGAGATGGAACACATAATGCAG CGAGGACAACTGTGCGTATGCTTGAGAGTTTGATAAGGCTGGCACAAG CACACGCAAGACTAATGTTCAGAAATGAGGTTACACGGCTTGATGCTATTGCTGCCATATTATGCATTGAGTCCTCCATGACAACATCTGCAATCATAGACGGTGATGGAAATGCTCTGAACTCCAATTTCCAAGAGAACCCTGATCAGGAAT ATATCAAAGAGGAGCAGAAAATCCGTGACAAGCTTGGGGATTACCTATACTAA